A section of the Arabiibacter massiliensis genome encodes:
- a CDS encoding multidrug efflux SMR transporter, with amino-acid sequence MSPYVLMAVAIVSEVFGSSMMKLSDGFKRKAPTLGILAGYLLAFYLMAQAMQELSLGFVYAAWTGVGIALTAIVGAVFWREGLGAKKALGIAAVIGGVVLLKMGA; translated from the coding sequence ATGTCCCCGTACGTGCTGATGGCCGTCGCCATCGTTTCAGAGGTGTTCGGCAGCTCCATGATGAAGCTGTCCGACGGATTTAAAAGGAAGGCCCCCACCCTGGGCATCCTGGCCGGTTATTTGCTAGCGTTCTACCTGATGGCTCAGGCCATGCAGGAGCTGTCGCTCGGGTTCGTGTACGCCGCGTGGACCGGCGTGGGCATCGCGCTCACTGCCATCGTGGGCGCCGTGTTCTGGCGCGAGGGCCTCGGCGCGAAGAAGGCGCTCGGCATTGCTGCCGTCATCGGCGGCGTCGTCCTCTTGAAGATGGGAGCGTGA
- a CDS encoding polyphosphate polymerase domain-containing protein, whose amino-acid sequence MATFTDVFERKEVKYRLSARQGEEVRRALADRLAPDEYGRTSVRSLYLDTPERALIERSLDKPLYKEKLRLRSYGAPADDGLVFVEIKKKFKGIVYKRRVGCSYAAARAYLGGVPYEEACARFPLADPVAAAESLAPRSRQIAAEIDQCMARHAPLVSSMLIRCERVAYAPVLDALSAQPPADVPCDLRITFDERIAYRDLFAPGSPASPLLRAGEAVMEIKASGPFPLWLVRALDASRIYPTSFSKYGEAYRACMSAPASAPAPARAIPIHPAKKGGRCA is encoded by the coding sequence ATGGCAACATTCACCGACGTGTTCGAGCGGAAGGAAGTCAAGTACCGCTTGAGCGCGCGCCAGGGCGAGGAGGTGCGCCGCGCGCTCGCGGACCGCCTGGCGCCCGACGAGTACGGCCGCACGAGCGTGCGCAGCCTCTACCTCGACACGCCCGAGCGCGCCCTCATCGAGCGCTCGCTCGACAAGCCGCTCTACAAGGAGAAGCTCCGTCTGCGCAGCTACGGCGCGCCCGCGGACGACGGCCTCGTGTTCGTCGAGATCAAGAAGAAGTTCAAGGGCATCGTGTACAAGCGCCGCGTGGGGTGCTCCTACGCGGCGGCGCGCGCTTACCTGGGCGGCGTGCCCTACGAGGAGGCCTGCGCGCGCTTTCCGTTGGCCGACCCGGTGGCGGCGGCCGAGTCGCTCGCTCCGCGCAGCCGGCAGATCGCAGCCGAGATCGACCAGTGCATGGCCCGCCACGCGCCGCTCGTGTCGTCCATGCTCATCCGCTGCGAGCGCGTGGCCTACGCGCCCGTGCTCGATGCGCTCTCGGCTCAGCCGCCCGCCGACGTGCCGTGCGACCTGCGCATCACGTTTGACGAGCGCATCGCCTACCGCGACCTGTTCGCGCCGGGCTCTCCCGCGTCCCCGCTTTTGCGCGCGGGCGAGGCCGTCATGGAGATCAAGGCCTCGGGTCCCTTCCCGCTGTGGCTTGTGCGCGCCCTCGACGCGAGCCGCATCTACCCGACGTCGTTCTCCAAGTACGGCGAGGCGTACCGTGCGTGCATGAGCGCCCCGGCCAGCGCGCCGGCACCGGCCCGCGCCATTCCCATCCATCCTGCGAAGAAGGGAGGCCGTTGTGCTTGA
- a CDS encoding HAMP domain-containing sensor histidine kinase: MLKKLRLKFVALNMATVAVVLAVVFTAICVIDYQQSVARVQEALDAAVMHAGEAANGPFGGQMPSDEMPEGAAPPEIGGKRGGSDPSIPVAVFSVGEDGALTAVQARTTASLADDVLAQAAAQLADAPEGFDSLDGLGLFYEKRVAGGTTYLAFADMSAARGWQALALTLAGVGVAALAAFLVISVFFSRWALRPVEDAWTRQRRFVADASHDLKTPLTVILANTSILMEHPERSVASQSQWVESTQHEAEQMQGLVGDLLLLAQADEGAAKPAMERLDLADLVEGELLQFESVAFERSIDLHSKLDEDVAVRGNAMRLRKLVGTLLDNACKYADEGGQVDVELHRTARRVELAVRNTGFAIAPEDLPHVFDRFYRADKARTRDEGGYGLGLAIARAIAEEHGGTLTAASDEATGTTFTLALPACE; the protein is encoded by the coding sequence ATGCTGAAGAAGCTGCGCCTCAAGTTCGTCGCGCTCAACATGGCCACGGTGGCCGTGGTGCTGGCCGTGGTGTTCACGGCCATCTGCGTTATCGACTACCAGCAGAGCGTCGCCCGCGTGCAGGAAGCGCTCGACGCGGCCGTGATGCATGCGGGCGAGGCGGCGAACGGGCCGTTCGGCGGGCAGATGCCGTCCGACGAGATGCCCGAAGGCGCGGCCCCACCCGAGATCGGCGGCAAGCGCGGCGGGTCGGATCCCTCCATCCCCGTGGCCGTGTTCTCCGTGGGCGAGGACGGCGCCCTCACGGCGGTGCAGGCGCGCACGACGGCCTCGCTCGCCGACGACGTGCTGGCCCAAGCCGCCGCTCAGCTGGCCGACGCGCCCGAGGGGTTCGACAGCTTGGACGGGTTGGGGCTGTTCTACGAGAAGCGCGTCGCGGGCGGAACGACCTACCTCGCGTTCGCCGACATGAGCGCGGCGAGGGGCTGGCAGGCGCTCGCCCTCACGCTGGCGGGCGTGGGCGTGGCGGCGCTGGCTGCGTTCCTGGTGATCAGCGTGTTCTTCTCGCGCTGGGCGCTGCGGCCGGTGGAGGACGCGTGGACGCGGCAGCGCCGGTTCGTGGCCGACGCGTCGCACGACTTGAAGACGCCGCTCACGGTGATCCTGGCGAACACGTCCATCTTGATGGAGCACCCCGAGCGCAGCGTGGCCAGCCAAAGCCAGTGGGTGGAGAGCACCCAGCACGAGGCCGAGCAGATGCAGGGCCTGGTGGGCGACCTGCTGCTGCTCGCGCAGGCGGACGAGGGCGCGGCGAAGCCGGCGATGGAGCGCCTCGATCTGGCCGACCTCGTGGAGGGCGAGCTCTTGCAGTTCGAGTCCGTGGCGTTCGAGCGCTCCATCGATTTGCACTCCAAGCTCGACGAGGACGTGGCGGTGCGCGGCAACGCGATGCGGCTGCGCAAACTGGTCGGAACGCTCTTGGACAACGCCTGCAAGTACGCCGACGAGGGCGGGCAGGTGGACGTGGAGCTGCATCGGACCGCGCGGCGCGTGGAGCTTGCGGTGCGCAACACCGGCTTCGCCATCGCGCCCGAGGACCTGCCGCACGTGTTCGACCGCTTCTACCGCGCCGACAAGGCCCGCACCCGCGACGAGGGCGGCTACGGCCTGGGCCTGGCCATCGCCCGCGCCATCGCCGAGGAGCACGGCGGCACCCTCACCGCCGCCAGCGACGAGGCAACCGGCACCACGTTCACCCTCGCGCTGCCGGCGTGCGAGTGA
- a CDS encoding MerR family transcriptional regulator — MRNNLLSIGEVARMKGVGIKALRYYERIGVLRPAFVDAQTGYRYYALGQMPELDVIITCVELGLPLKELRRYRTAEGRLDLDALLEHGRLLALENLRRARAIVMQVEGYQREVALQQRLREGPAPYERALEPRLALAIPWKGDAFDAKRYAKAATELYEQAKERRLVPLYLQGMARLPAAEGGSAWHVVLEAAAPAKGAAPDGLLQLPGGTFSGERIERDDFEAAFAAAFAAAADVPPERAVLALDIWDDELRPDRFTLELLHER, encoded by the coding sequence ATGAGAAATAACCTGCTCTCCATCGGCGAGGTGGCGCGCATGAAGGGCGTGGGCATCAAGGCGCTGCGCTATTACGAGCGCATCGGCGTGCTGCGACCGGCCTTCGTGGACGCGCAGACGGGGTACCGTTATTACGCGCTTGGCCAGATGCCGGAGCTCGACGTGATCATCACGTGCGTTGAGCTGGGGCTTCCGCTGAAGGAGCTACGCCGCTACCGCACGGCGGAGGGCCGGCTCGACTTGGACGCGCTGCTCGAGCACGGGCGGCTGCTGGCGCTCGAGAACCTGCGGCGCGCCCGCGCCATCGTGATGCAGGTGGAGGGCTACCAGCGCGAGGTCGCCCTGCAACAGCGCCTGCGCGAGGGGCCCGCGCCGTACGAGCGTGCGCTGGAACCGCGGTTGGCGCTCGCTATTCCCTGGAAGGGCGATGCTTTCGACGCCAAACGCTACGCGAAGGCGGCGACTGAGCTGTATGAGCAGGCGAAGGAGCGTCGACTCGTGCCGCTGTACCTGCAGGGCATGGCGCGGCTGCCTGCGGCGGAAGGCGGGAGCGCGTGGCACGTAGTGCTCGAGGCGGCCGCTCCTGCTAAGGGGGCCGCGCCGGACGGCCTGCTGCAGCTTCCCGGCGGCACGTTCTCCGGCGAGCGCATCGAGCGCGACGACTTCGAGGCCGCGTTCGCCGCCGCATTCGCGGCCGCCGCCGACGTGCCGCCCGAACGCGCCGTGCTCGCCCTCGACATCTGGGACGACGAACTGCGCCCCGACCGTTTCACGCTGGAGCTGCTGCACGAACGCTAG
- a CDS encoding carbohydrate-binding domain-containing protein — MTIVAEGTYVVSGTLDDGQLVVEAADTDKVQVVLAGATIHNEDGPAVYVRQADKCFVTLADGTTNTLTDGAEYVLEDGSDEPYATLFSRDDLTLNGSGALTVTGAYRHAICSKDDLVITGGTYVVDAVEDALRGRDCVKIADGDFTLTAGGDGIKSNNDGDATRGFVSIDGGTFAIDAGDDGIQAQTYLRIAGGELDVTATDDALHSDLEGLVAGGSLAIEAGDDALHAETKLVIDDGTVDVTGCYEGYEAEKIYVNGGDTHIVASDDAVNASAADLTGDETDATATTATDAAAPEGIDPADMGEMPEGGTMPEGGEPPAMGERQQNGGMPDNAFAEAGAPAMGDENCLIQINGGYTVLDSGGDSIDSNGSVEVAGGVLLVNGPTSGGDGAFDYDLTATVSGGTVLMVGSTGMAQNFTSGTQPFAFATASGSAGQSVAVVDGDGKVVASLTAAKEFGMVLASSPAFEEGGAYSLVVGGQVSGANADGYTDDGSVSGGTATEVTASTAASGGMGGLGMGGDPMGAGQGGDVQRGMRGGGAPM, encoded by the coding sequence GTGACCATCGTGGCCGAGGGCACCTACGTTGTCAGCGGGACGCTTGACGATGGGCAGTTGGTGGTGGAGGCGGCCGACACCGACAAGGTGCAGGTGGTGCTTGCTGGTGCGACGATTCATAACGAGGACGGGCCGGCTGTGTATGTGAGGCAGGCGGACAAGTGTTTCGTCACGTTGGCGGACGGGACGACGAATACGCTCACCGACGGCGCGGAGTACGTGTTGGAAGATGGTTCGGACGAGCCGTACGCCACGCTGTTCTCGCGGGACGACCTCACGCTCAACGGGTCGGGCGCGCTGACGGTGACCGGCGCTTACCGGCATGCGATCTGCTCGAAGGATGACCTGGTCATAACGGGCGGCACCTACGTGGTGGATGCGGTGGAGGATGCGCTGCGCGGGCGCGACTGCGTGAAGATCGCGGACGGCGATTTCACGCTCACGGCCGGCGGCGACGGCATCAAGTCGAACAACGACGGCGACGCGACGCGCGGGTTCGTGTCCATCGACGGCGGCACGTTCGCCATCGATGCGGGCGACGACGGCATTCAGGCGCAGACGTACCTGCGCATCGCGGGCGGCGAGCTGGACGTCACGGCGACCGACGACGCGCTGCATTCGGACCTCGAGGGCCTGGTGGCGGGCGGCTCGCTTGCCATCGAGGCCGGCGACGACGCGCTCCATGCCGAGACGAAGCTCGTCATCGACGACGGCACCGTGGACGTGACCGGCTGCTACGAGGGCTACGAGGCCGAGAAGATCTACGTGAACGGCGGCGACACGCACATCGTGGCCAGCGACGACGCGGTGAACGCGAGCGCGGCCGACCTGACGGGCGACGAGACGGACGCGACGGCGACGACCGCGACCGATGCGGCCGCGCCTGAGGGCATCGACCCTGCCGACATGGGCGAGATGCCCGAAGGCGGCACGATGCCCGAAGGCGGCGAGCCTCCTGCCATGGGCGAGCGGCAGCAGAACGGCGGCATGCCCGACAACGCGTTCGCCGAGGCCGGCGCGCCCGCCATGGGCGACGAGAACTGCCTCATCCAGATCAACGGCGGCTACACGGTGCTCGATTCCGGCGGCGACAGCATCGACAGCAACGGCAGCGTGGAAGTCGCCGGCGGCGTGCTGCTGGTGAACGGCCCGACGAGCGGCGGCGACGGCGCGTTCGACTACGACCTCACGGCCACGGTGAGCGGCGGCACGGTGCTCATGGTGGGCTCCACCGGCATGGCGCAGAACTTCACGAGCGGCACCCAGCCCTTCGCCTTCGCCACGGCCAGCGGCAGCGCGGGGCAGAGCGTGGCGGTGGTGGATGGCGACGGGAAGGTAGTGGCCTCGCTTACGGCCGCCAAGGAGTTCGGCATGGTTCTGGCCAGCTCGCCCGCGTTTGAGGAGGGCGGCGCGTACTCCCTCGTCGTCGGCGGCCAGGTGAGCGGCGCGAACGCCGACGGCTATACCGACGACGGCTCCGTGAGCGGCGGCACGGCCACCGAGGTCACCGCCTCAACGGCGGCATCCGGCGGCATGGGCGGCCTCGGCATGGGCGGCGACCCCATGGGCGCCGGCCAAGGCGGCGACGTCCAACGCGGCATGCGCGGCGGAGGCGCCCCGATGTAG
- a CDS encoding response regulator transcription factor — protein sequence MQILIVEDDVRLAQALAHILEENGYGTDVVHDGATGLAWAESGMYDVVILDVMLPKKDGFAVVAELRRANVSTPVLLLTARDAVPDKITGLDSGADDYMTKPFSPAELLAHLRALTRRQGEVLFEKLSAGDLELNLESHDLSRGAKSIHLSYKEFCLAKVLMANAGQVVSKDLLIAKVWGIESSAEDNNVEAYVSFLRKKLKFLGSTAGIETLRKAGYRFAADAEEDAPC from the coding sequence ATGCAGATTCTCATCGTCGAGGACGACGTGCGGCTGGCGCAGGCCCTCGCGCACATCCTGGAGGAGAACGGCTACGGAACCGACGTCGTCCACGACGGCGCCACGGGGCTGGCCTGGGCCGAAAGCGGGATGTACGACGTGGTCATCCTGGACGTGATGCTGCCGAAGAAGGACGGGTTCGCCGTGGTGGCCGAGCTGCGGCGCGCGAACGTGAGCACGCCGGTGCTGCTGCTCACCGCGCGCGACGCCGTGCCCGACAAGATAACCGGCCTGGACAGCGGCGCGGACGACTACATGACCAAGCCCTTCTCCCCCGCCGAGCTGCTCGCCCACCTGCGCGCGCTCACGCGCCGCCAGGGCGAGGTGCTGTTCGAGAAGCTGTCCGCCGGCGACCTCGAGCTCAACCTGGAAAGCCACGACCTTTCGCGCGGCGCGAAGTCCATCCACCTGAGCTACAAGGAGTTCTGCCTGGCGAAGGTGCTCATGGCCAACGCCGGCCAGGTGGTGTCGAAGGACCTGCTCATCGCGAAGGTGTGGGGCATCGAGTCGAGCGCCGAGGACAACAACGTGGAAGCCTACGTGTCGTTTCTGCGCAAGAAGCTGAAGTTCCTCGGCTCCACCGCGGGCATCGAGACGCTGCGCAAGGCCGGCTACCGCTTCGCCGCCGACGCGGAGGAGGACGCGCCATGCTGA
- a CDS encoding multidrug efflux SMR transporter: protein MRTLNPYLLLSVSIAGEVFGTTMMKLSEGFTHPLFTALTIGSYIVAFGLLTFTLKHLPLGLAYGIWGGVGTVGTAAIGIAFFGDPFGWTTCLGLALVVGGIVLLNQGSKEPPKTKEA, encoded by the coding sequence ATGAGAACCCTGAACCCGTATCTGCTGCTGTCGGTGTCCATCGCAGGCGAAGTGTTCGGCACCACGATGATGAAACTCTCCGAAGGATTCACGCATCCCTTGTTCACCGCGCTCACCATTGGAAGCTACATCGTTGCGTTCGGCCTGCTCACGTTCACGCTCAAGCACCTGCCGCTGGGGCTGGCCTACGGCATCTGGGGCGGCGTGGGAACCGTGGGCACAGCCGCCATCGGCATCGCGTTCTTCGGCGACCCGTTCGGCTGGACCACGTGCCTGGGCCTCGCGCTGGTGGTAGGCGGCATCGTGCTGCTCAACCAGGGATCGAAAGAGCCGCCAAAGACGAAGGAAGCGTAG
- a CDS encoding DUF4956 domain-containing protein → MLDAALTSIFGSTDSLVAGVSTVDFLLCCAASIVLGAAVAAIYMFRHTYSKNFVVTLALLPLIVQMVITLVNGNLGAGIAVMGVFNLVRFRSIPGSAKDIGNVFLAMAIGLATGMGFIALAVLFTVIVAIVNVVYVLTPFGKQKEPEKTLKITIPEDLEYDGVFDGVLARYTDEHELMQVQTTNMGSLFLLEYAVRMKAPGTEKRMIDEVRCLNGNLKVVLGRAAASKDVL, encoded by the coding sequence GTGCTTGATGCGGCCCTGACCTCGATATTCGGATCGACCGACTCGCTCGTGGCGGGCGTGTCCACCGTCGACTTCCTGCTGTGCTGCGCGGCGTCCATCGTGCTGGGCGCGGCCGTGGCGGCCATCTACATGTTCCGCCACACGTACTCGAAGAACTTCGTGGTGACGCTCGCGCTGCTGCCGCTCATCGTGCAGATGGTCATCACGCTGGTGAACGGCAACCTCGGCGCGGGCATCGCGGTGATGGGCGTGTTCAACCTCGTGCGCTTCCGCTCCATCCCCGGCAGCGCGAAGGACATCGGCAACGTGTTTCTGGCCATGGCCATCGGGCTTGCCACGGGCATGGGGTTCATCGCGCTTGCGGTGCTGTTCACGGTCATCGTGGCCATCGTGAACGTGGTGTACGTGCTCACGCCGTTCGGCAAGCAGAAGGAGCCGGAGAAGACGCTCAAGATCACCATCCCCGAGGACCTGGAATACGACGGCGTGTTCGACGGCGTGCTGGCGCGCTACACTGACGAGCACGAGCTGATGCAGGTGCAGACCACCAACATGGGCAGCCTGTTTCTGCTGGAGTATGCCGTGCGGATGAAGGCGCCGGGGACCGAGAAGCGGATGATCGACGAAGTGCGCTGCTTGAATGGGAACCTCAAAGTGGTGCTGGGGCGGGCGGCGGCTAGTAAGGATGTGTTGTGA
- a CDS encoding FAD:protein FMN transferase translates to MVSRDFFRFNTTNTLSADVDDERVLDAAVAWCDRCELLLSRVDPASELFRLNHAEGRPTEVDPELAAFIEVALAYCREAGGLFDVTMGSVTRLWDFKRQIVPDAADVAEALRHVDYRNVVVEGSTVTLRDPQACVDLGGIAKGYIADGLLALLRDHGVERALVNLGGNVAVMGGRPDGDPWRVGIRKPFPSSALPLLDSFATVALRDGSVVTSGVYERAFERDGALYHHILDPRTGRPAETDLLSATVVSRASLDADGFTTALVIMGADRALAFAEEHPALEAVLVTTEGDVLATSGIGKDVPFELLG, encoded by the coding sequence ATGGTTTCTCGGGATTTTTTCCGCTTCAACACAACCAACACGCTCAGCGCGGATGTCGACGACGAGCGCGTCTTAGACGCGGCCGTGGCGTGGTGCGACCGCTGCGAGCTTCTGCTCTCACGCGTCGACCCGGCAAGCGAGCTGTTCCGGCTCAACCATGCCGAGGGGCGCCCCACCGAGGTGGATCCCGAGCTGGCGGCGTTCATCGAGGTGGCGCTTGCGTACTGCCGCGAGGCGGGCGGCCTTTTCGACGTGACCATGGGCAGCGTGACGAGGCTGTGGGACTTCAAGCGGCAGATCGTCCCCGACGCCGCCGACGTAGCCGAGGCGCTGCGCCATGTGGACTACCGCAACGTGGTCGTGGAGGGCTCGACGGTGACGCTGCGCGACCCGCAGGCCTGCGTCGATTTGGGAGGCATCGCGAAGGGCTACATCGCCGACGGGCTGCTCGCGCTCTTGCGCGACCACGGCGTGGAGCGCGCGCTCGTGAACCTCGGCGGCAACGTGGCCGTGATGGGCGGCCGGCCCGACGGCGATCCCTGGCGGGTGGGCATCCGCAAGCCCTTCCCCTCGAGCGCGCTGCCGCTGCTGGACTCGTTCGCCACCGTGGCCCTGCGCGACGGCTCGGTGGTGACGAGCGGCGTGTACGAGCGCGCCTTCGAGCGGGACGGCGCGCTCTACCACCACATCCTCGACCCGCGCACCGGCCGCCCGGCGGAAACCGACCTGCTGAGCGCTACAGTGGTGTCGCGGGCCTCGCTCGATGCCGACGGGTTCACCACGGCCCTCGTCATCATGGGCGCCGACCGGGCGCTCGCCTTCGCGGAGGAGCATCCGGCGCTCGAAGCCGTGCTGGTGACGACCGAGGGCGACGTGCTGGCCACGTCGGGCATCGGCAAGGACGTGCCCTTCGAGCTGCTGGGGTGA